The Lysinibacillus irui sequence CTATTTTGGTGCGGTTCTCCCGCGGTTTGGATCACCTTGCATCCTATTTGGAGCGGTTTCCCCGTTTTTTGGAGCGCTTTCTATCGATTTTGGAGCGCTTCTCTTCTATTTTGGAGCAGTTCTCTCGCTTTTTGGATCACCTTTCACTCTAGTTGGAGCGGTTTCCCCTCTTTGTGGAGCGGTTTCCCCTCTTTGTGGAGCGCTTTCCATCTATTTTGGAGCGGTTCTCCCGCGGTTTGGATCACCTTGCATCTTATTTGGAGCGGTTTCCCCGTTTTTTGGATCACCTTTCACTCTAGTTGGAGCGGTTTCCTCTCATTGTGGAGCGCTTTCCATCTATTTTGGAGCGGTTCTCCCGCTTTTTGGATCACCTTTTACTCTAGATGGAGCGGTTTCCTCGCTTTTTGGATCACCTTGCATCCTTGTTGGAGCGGTTCTCCCGCTTTTTGGATCACCTTTCACTCTAGTTGGAGCGCTTTCCCCTCTTTATGGAGCACTTTCTATCGAATTGGGAGCGGTTCTCTCGCTTTTTGGATCACCTTGCATCCTTGTTGGAGCGATTCTCCCGCTTTTTGGATCACCTTGCATCCTATTTGGAGCGGTTTCCTCGCTTTTTGGATCACCTTGCATCCTTGTTGGAGCGGTTCTCCTGCTTTTTAGATCACCTTGCACCCTAATTGGAGCAAATCCCCCTAAAATAATACCGATTTCACTCAATATCTCACTTTCCCATAGCGTCGACGACACAGTCATGCAAGTTTTGTAGGCCTTCCTGTAATTCCTCATAGGATGCATATGAGTAAGATAATCGAATATGGTGATGTTCTTGAGGATCATAAATATAGCCTGGGTTAATTAATACTTGTTGTTGCAATAGCTTTAGAAAAAACTCTTTATCTACAAGAGGCTCATGAAACTTGAGCCAAATATAGAAGCCTCCCTTTGGTTTATCCCAACTTGCGATATCCTTAAATTTTTCCTGCAAAATACGTTCTGTAAAATCGGCTCGATCTTGTAATTGTTGGCGTAAACCTACGATATGTTTGTCATATTTCCCTGATTGCAACCAATGTAATACTATTTCCTGTGAGATGGCACTTGAGCCATAGTCTGTTTGCATTTTAATATCTGCCAGTCGTTCGATGACGGTTGTTGGGCCGATAAGCCAGCCGATGCGGAGCCCAGGACTTAAGGTTTTAGAGACGCTCCCCATATAAAGGACTTGCCCGCTTCGATCCATTGCTTTAATCGGTGGAGATGTAGCTTCAAAAAGCAAATCTTGATAGACATCGTCCTCGATTATTGGAATTCGCGTTGCTTGACAGGCTTCATACAGTAGCTTTTTTTCCTGTGCTGTCCAAACATATCCAGTTGGATTATGTAAAGTAGGAATAGTGTAAAAGACTGCTTGTTTTTTTCGTTTCCGTTGAGCTAATGTTTGGGCAAGTTGATTATCACGGTGAACGCCAATCATCTGCATACCGACCGATTGAAATGGATGGACAGAGTTTAGATAGGAGGTTGGTTCCTGAAATACGATCGACCCTTGTTCTAATAAACCAACGGCAATTAACTGCAATGCCTGCAGCGCACCCGAAACAATACAGACATGTTGGGGCTCAGCATCGATTCCTCTTTTTTTAACATAGTGACAGATTGCTGCACGAAGTTGATCATTGCCCTGTGGTGAAGAATAACCTAAGCTTTTCGGCTGAAATGATAGTTCTCTAAGTGAAGACTCCATTTCCTCAGTTGGTAACAAGTCAGGAGCAAGCTCACCCGTTCCTAATCGAATGACATCATCACGCTGCTCGTATTCATTTATCAATTGGATGGTGTGGTAATTTGGCTTATGAATACTTGTTTCGATATAGGTTTGCCAATTCGGCTGTGTTTGCTGAAGTAATGCATGCCAGGAATTGTCAGTGACATAAACACCAGAGCCTATCTTTGCCTCAAGAATGCCTATTGCTTTTAATTCCTCCAAAGCCTGTTGAACTGTACTCCGATTTACTTCAAACTGCATAGCCAATTGTCGTTGGGTAGGAAGTTTTGTCCCTGCCACCCAGTCCCCTCGTTCCACTTGAGCGATTACCCAGTGAACAATTTGTTGCTGTAACGTGGAGTCACTTTGTCTATT is a genomic window containing:
- a CDS encoding aminotransferase-like domain-containing protein, translated to MSWQPNRQSDSTLQQQIVHWVIAQVERGDWVAGTKLPTQRQLAMQFEVNRSTVQQALEELKAIGILEAKIGSGVYVTDNSWHALLQQTQPNWQTYIETSIHKPNYHTIQLINEYEQRDDVIRLGTGELAPDLLPTEEMESSLRELSFQPKSLGYSSPQGNDQLRAAICHYVKKRGIDAEPQHVCIVSGALQALQLIAVGLLEQGSIVFQEPTSYLNSVHPFQSVGMQMIGVHRDNQLAQTLAQRKRKKQAVFYTIPTLHNPTGYVWTAQEKKLLYEACQATRIPIIEDDVYQDLLFEATSPPIKAMDRSGQVLYMGSVSKTLSPGLRIGWLIGPTTVIERLADIKMQTDYGSSAISQEIVLHWLQSGKYDKHIVGLRQQLQDRADFTERILQEKFKDIASWDKPKGGFYIWLKFHEPLVDKEFFLKLLQQQVLINPGYIYDPQEHHHIRLSYSYASYEELQEGLQNLHDCVVDAMGK